The Corylus avellana chromosome ca11, CavTom2PMs-1.0 genome contains the following window.
GCAAAAGGGTGTGATTAGGGGGCATCTCTCTAGCTATTCATTAGAAAGTGACAACAAAAGTTACATCTTATatttaccaaataaaaaaaaaaaaaaaagttagatagaatattaattatccTAGATGACGCATAATTTCGTTTGTTTCCAATTTTATGACCCAAGTTAAGGACATTATTGTAGCTTTTTAAGTGATGATTTTGCACAAAATAAGTGCAATTATTTGCTCTCTAACTCCTCTCCCAACCCACCTTCGtgtgaaaaggaaaaatacatgaaaatgtCTCATATTAGTTGCCTGATAGTCTACTTGATCATTAAAATCTTTGATGTGTCACGTTTCTAGTGAGACCAGGAGAAAGTAGTGTCGATAGTGCGTGAGACAAATATCACTAGGAATATTGTGTTAAAATTCAGAAAATCTAGCAATgtgatttttttccttaaatggGGGTATCCATGCAAAAGAGTGTAATTAGGGCCTAGGGCCATCTCTCTATTCATTGGAAAgtgacaataaaataatttagagcATGGTTTATTTTAATCCCATACAGTCATACTACTATATTTTGGTACGACAGGAAGGAAGAGATAGAGAGATCAGTGGATGTTAAAAGAGGAAGAGGCAATTTGAAGAGTTAGGCAAGGTGATAAGGTCAAAATTTGAggtaattaatttaattaattgagggccaaaaaatataaatagaaagaaaaaatatgatgGGTCCAAGTCTTGTAAATTAGTATGAAATGAGTCATTGAGGAAAAAGATGAAAAGTGCACATAGGGTGGATTGATTATTAAAAGTGACCACGTGATTCTTATATGTATTAATTCCATTAAAAATGTGTGTAAGAATCACATGTTCTAAGAACATATGTCAGTTTAGTAGActgaatttaaataattttctctaacccaatataaaggaaaactttgttccaAATAGATAGGAATGGTCTTAAGCAGTGACATAGGAAGGGGGTGGCCGGTATAAGCTATGGCCACCCCCCAACTtataacgaaaaaaaaaaaaaaaaaactctaaatgcTAGTTCTACCCTAGATAATATGTGACATTACTCATACATTATTATGCAATCAACACCACATATACGCACATCAAATCAGAAAAGGAAATAGGCATCCTCCCACTTTGATGCGAGAATCAAAGGTATACATTTGGGATTTCTTCGTTGTGTTGAGACTAATTTCTTGTTGAAGTCTTATGTACTAAAAGTTCATATTTTATCCTACtgtataatatttatatatattacaagaaATTTCACTTGGGAATTGTCAAAGAGGTAAGAAACTAAGAAAGTATATATGTAGttatcttttttaatatttaatcaagttttgttcaactttattttttaatctagtCTCCCATGAACTAAAGTACCAACTTAGCGTGCCAATGATCTATACTCATCTAAAAGAACCAAGGCAAGGACAAGAACACATGAGTTTTCAGGGACAAACATCTCTACTACTCCTGTTGCCAATTAATTTGCCACTAATACTACAATTGTACCTCAATTGTGCTTGACATATTACAATATAATTATTAGCTCAAAAGAGCAGCATAGGAAAACATTACAAGGAAATTAACTTAGAATGGTCCTCTAGTTTGGAAGGCTTGATATTGATGGATCTAGTTGTCCAGCTCCCTTAGCATGGGGACCAACCAATTGGGTGATAGTGGCTTTTCCTTAAAGTCGTCAACTCCAGCAGCAACaaattcttcttcatctccttCAAAATACAATGCAAAAAGACCTATAATCTTGCTTTCAACGCCCATCTCACGCATCTTCCTAGCAGTCTAACACATGACATAATAAGGAAGACCacattaattatctttttttggtttaatattCATGAAAGgcaaatgagaaagaaaagtaatatatatatatacctcaggCCCAGTCATTGAAGGCAGAAACCTGTCAATGACAATGATATCAAAAGTTGCTCCAGAAGCAATGAGCTCCACTGCAGCCTCCCCAGTCTCCACAGCTTGTGTTTCCACACCACACAAACCCATAATTCCCTTCTCCACCATTCTGCACAATTCTTCATTATCCACCACAAGCCCTGTCAACTTCTTCTTCCAGCTCGGATACTGATACCCTTTGCTCATCTTGTTATTCCCCTCAGATGATTCAATTCCCGGTGCCATTCCTTCTGAAAATATTGAAGCTAAAGGATATTTTGAAAACAGCAGTGTTAGATATGCATGAACTTTATGATATAAAGGTTTTGAAAACAATTGTCTATGTTGTGGGGAAACAATTCAAacataaaaaagggaaaaatgaaaataaaaaactcaagaaCAACATGCTTTAGAAGAACAAAGCTAAGTACTAATTAAAGGGACTTAATTAATTACCGCCAAAGTCTTCAAAAGCTTGATGCTGATAACAATGCAAGTGACTGTAAATCAGTTTATATAGATGAAGCAGGCTAAGATTTTTCCACATCCAGTAGGCAAAAAATGTTCAGATACTGACAAGAAGAAAGTCGAGAAACCCGAGATACGCGGCAAAGTAACTGTAGCATAGGATATCATACGATCTAGGTAATCCAAAAACcagatttcttctttttaaaggTAATAACTGAGATTTTCTAGCATCTATGCCTTCTTTATTAACCAAGAATATAAATACCAATGATATCAACATTATCAATATATATGTGCTAATTTGTGTTTTTACCATTTTTGTATAGTCTGCCTTGCACAACACATGAATTAAAGggtaaatgtaaaataaattcaCAATAAATGCGCCATTTGCAAACActccctgattttttttttaataaaaaaaaattaaaaattatttgactACTAAGATTTTTTGAGAATTTCAAATGGGTCTTTCTATGTGTTTTCCGTCCAATAAATAATGCTCGTTAAGCCATGCAGCATTTTTTGCCACATCATATTCAAatgataataaattattttattaaaaatgaatactaaaaacttaaaattttaaagaaactaaaaaataaaaaaaaaaaaaacaaaatctaaaaatggAGAGGTGGCTCAACCACAAGAGTGTCACATCCACTACTGCATCCCTAAAGCANNNNNNNNNNNNNNNNNNNNNNNNNNNNNNNNNNNNNNNNNNNNNNNNNNNNNNNNNNNNNNNNNNNNNNNNNNNNNNNNNNNNNNNNNNNNNNNNNNNNNNNNNNNNNNNNNNNNNNNNNNNNNNNNNNNNNNNNNNNNNNNNNNNNNNNNNNNNNNNNNNNNNNNNNNNNNNNNNNNNNNNNNNNNNNNNNNNNNNNNNNNNNNNNNNNNNNNNNNNNNNNNNNNNNNNNNNNNNNNNNNNNNNNNNNNNNNNNNNNNNNNNNNNNNNNNNNNNNNNNNNNNNNNNNNNNNNNNNNNNNNNNNNNNCATCTAATGGCTGGGGATGGTGAGCCACCCCCTTTCCACTCTAGCCACCCCCAGCAATGGGGTGGCTCTGCCCCCCTTCCCCCTCTTGAGGATTTGCCACCTCTCTCCttttctaagattttaatttttttttagtttttaaattttgaattttttagtattaatttCTAATCATTACTGTTTTAATATAACGTGGCAAAAAAATGTTGAGGTGGCTTAACACGAGTTACTTTATTGGATGGGAAACACACGGAATGTCCCATTTGAAATCTGTGAAAAATCTAAGCaatcaaattcaatttttaaaaactcaaggAGTGATCACAAATGATAGAGggatttattttacatttaccctaaattaaaacatggcctattttaattatgtaattaaatattctagCACACGTATAAACTAAAATTTCCGCTCAACAAGTGAAGACAAATGAGTGGAGTATTCAATGGAAATTGTAGGTAAATTACAGAAACAATATTCAAGTTCAAAGCCTTATAGttataatactatattaaatcatcacttattctaaaaaatttaagctaatagaaatgaatgaatttaattatttaaattaatattttaacaacctcactcaaaattcaaaaatatcaattagtAAAGATTCAACACTCGGGATCAATATGTTGCTTAACTAGCAAACAATTACTATCATATTTGCACATATCATCCAAAGCATGTATGTAACATTTCATTTCATGAACCGAAAGTTAAGATGAATATCCTATTTAAGAGTGGCATATTGCATTACATGTCCCGTACATAAAAGTCaatgtgcaaaaaaaaaataaaaaaccggCAAATTGAAGCTATCACATCAATACCTGAGGATGTGTGGCATCCCAACTTGTTTATTGCTCGAGTATGCAAGTTACCATGCATTTAACGGTGACTTAAAAGCATGAGTCTAGCTAGTTTATTGCTTGAGGTCAAAACGAATTTCACTGGAATTTCCTTTTCACCAACTTGGCTTGAAATTTGATTTACATTTCGTGCCaaaaatgtaaatatatagCACAACTTCACACTTGAATTTCTGGTGTGTTATTtcctagttttttattttagtaaatcATAACTTCATTGAGAGAGCATGTTGTTCTAATAATACAACGACCCAAACTTGATCCATGATCTGCTTTACTGCTACTTTGGCTACCCATAAGCCATAGGTAACAGCTTTAGCTTCCATTTTTACATGGCAAACCCAGCAATCTTGCAACGTGTTGAAAACACCTCTAATAACATTCACAAGTTATCCAAATCTACTccaatttttgtcatttgctTTTACCGCATTCACAATATGTAATGCTTCTCCCTCCAAAAGGATTTTCTGCAACGTTGCCGTTGCCTATGCGTTGTACTCCTTGCAGCAAGTATATAACCTTCACAGTCCCACACAATAATGACCATGCTTATGCGTTCAATTGATTTGTTTAAAGCCACATCCCAATTGACTTTTATTATTCCCATTGGAGGGCTCTTCCACACCATTTGTACAATATGTACTCTACGTGGTGAAGGAAAGAGCTTCGAGCCTCGGAATAAATAAGGGGATAACGGGTCTCAAGGGAATAATAGTCCCCCTTTGTTGTCCATTGACAATGATGGGAATGAGACACTACTAATACAAGCCATAACTAGCATTCTAACAATGGCCATAACGCAGGACCATAACAATTGACTGCTTGAGGCAATTTCTGTAAACATCATCCATCATTGCTACAATTTCAGAAACATTTAGCATAGGTAAAAGTAACTACTACAGTTGTTAAAAGTGGGTTGTTCTAGTCTTAAAAGAAACTTGGAAAAGGCTTTCTTAATATTCATTCTAGACCGAACACGATGCAATTTTATGGTAATTATAGAAAGTAATTATCATGAAAACAAGAAAGTGTTGATATCATTTGAGAAAAACTGGGTTGTCATCATATAACGATCCAGTCCCTCGCTCAAACTAGTTGCAAAAGAgtagccaattttttttctccaaaaaccTTCTTCCAAACTACGGATAGTGTTCTAAAAATGTATATTACAATAGCTGCACAATAgtacaaattcaatagaaaaccacccaaacaaataaacaagaaaaggaaaatatataataaaaaaatagaaaaaataaaagaaaacccGCCTCTGCAATGCTTCACACATATACAAAATACACAACAATGAATAAGACAACACCCAATACCAACAACATCATCCTTCAGAGAATCAAACTGGCTAATCATGGTCAGCATCTACTGAAGTGCCTGTCCTAGCCTGTGAGATTCGATTAGCATATATCGTGACCAACCGCAGTTGTGTGCTGTTAAGCCCCTCCAAGTATGGCAAGAATGCTTTTCCAAGCATGATATAAATATCCACTAGACAGAAAACAACAGTCTGTACCACCCAATATTCACATACAACAAAACCATATTAGAATCAGACcagggaaagaaagaattgCATCCATGTAAGCATGCTGATCAACATGTTGAGAGCAAGATATATTTCAGGAGTATATCATAATATCATTGTCATATTGTTCCCAAAAGACAAAGGTGAGGTGTCGGGGGGAGGGGGCGAACTACACGAGTAAGCTTTTCTCATCCCCTCATTCTCTGATTCATATGCAAATCTATTaggtccaacttcttttctcatttctgtaCCAACTTCTAAATTATGAATTATGAACAAGATGTATAGACAAAGAACTTAGTGAGGCCAAAACAAGGACAAAGCAAAATTTTTGTGTGCATTCCTTTAGTCTCAAAGTACTAGTGTGTTTCACAAATTATCGGTACTTTTCTAAAGTTTAATCTCCATTGTTTCAACATTTGCACGTGTAATCACCACGTGGATAAACAAAATTGTTGgacttaaaaaagaaatataccGCGCAGGAGAGTACAAAACTAAGGTGGATTATGGTaatattggattaaacataCATTTTAAAACCAGATTAACAACAGATTTTCAATAAGTTTGGGCCATTATAGTTAGCGATGAAGTCATACGAAGAGGAAGTTCATTGCTTTTACACTTCTTTGGTAATGGAAAGAAGGTGACAGTATGGAAGCATAGAAAAGTATGGGGCCGGCTGAGGCTGTGTTGTGATAAGTTTGTACAGTGTTCTTTAAAGTTGTACATGAACACTTCTATCTCTCACCAAATATTTCCGGTTGTGGGGATAAGTATAACATAGGCAAAAATTTCTTCATCGTCCTTCATTTCTTCCATAAATATCCAAACATGACTAGTGACTAAAATTTTTACACCCTTCACTTCTTCTCTCTCCACTTCTCATTCCAAGCAAACTAAACACATATTATCAAGTGCAGATAAAAACATTAGTACCTTACGAACATCCGCACTTGGATTTCCAAATGCTTCAAAAAGAGCAGGCAAAAAGGAGGGTAGCTGAACCATCAGTTCCTCCTGAGACAGCCGACCCACGAgctggaaaataaaaaaggttttaaCAAAATAGTGTAGATAAACATAGCAAAATAACTGAAGATAAACACCTTGCAGGAAATAACTCACTTGattcctcatttgaaaaaaaaagaaaaaagagttgaatATGCTAAGAGAATTTCTATAAGGCTACAATTAAAACCAATCTCCTACTGAGATACTACAAGCTTGACATTGATAAATGGTACAACTCTGATGATAGGGATACCTTGGTCAAACAGTTTATGCAAGTAACAAGAGTTTTCTCATCTTCGGTAACCAATAAAGGCACGATAACCTGCAACATCATTAATTGAGAACATCTACATTATATTATGATAAATATGGGGTACACAAAGCCAACACTCATtctatgttatttgtttgtggGGTGGGGGTGGAAATATGGAGGGAAGGAAATACTCCAgaaattaatatgtatatatatatatatagagagagagagagagagagagagagagagagagattctgaACCACATACACTTAGACATCTGAAAGGATCATACTGAGACAAAACAATAGTCAGGCAGTGCTCTGCTTCATTTGAAACCTGTAGATAAAATGTAAAGAATAAGacatggaaaacaaagcaagaGCACGCTAAGTGGATTATTTCTACAGAAATAAGTTACTTTGGGAACAATAGCCTGAGCAACATGAAGCAGCTTCTCAATCACTAACTCAACGGAATCTTC
Protein-coding sequences here:
- the LOC132165318 gene encoding two-component response regulator 24-like; translation: MWKNLSLLHLYKLIYSHLHCYQHQAFEDFGASIFSEGMAPGIESSEGNNKMSKGYQYPSWKKKLTGLVVDNEELCRMVEKGIMGLCGVETQAVETGEAAVELIASGATFDIIVIDRFLPSMTGPETARKMREMGVESKIIGLFALYFEGDEEEFVAAGVDDFKEKPLSPNWLVPMLRELDN